One window of Leptospira yasudae genomic DNA carries:
- the atpH gene encoding ATP synthase F1 subunit delta codes for MNDSGVSKIYASALLGASSAPEEVEQELADLVQLLFQEEKIRNFFLSPTVSIEEKETILVKNLRGKVSETTLNFLGVLLNKGRFINFPDIQKQFTEELDKKKGRVRAQVRSYPSLEPSQITKLESILSEKFKSQFILEVSEDKSLLGGFVVQFNDLKIEKSIASQLKEIKKAMLEKKLPVGAIYEN; via the coding sequence ATGAACGACTCCGGTGTCTCGAAAATATACGCGTCCGCCCTTTTGGGAGCGAGTTCCGCTCCGGAAGAAGTGGAACAAGAACTCGCGGATTTAGTTCAGCTTCTTTTTCAAGAGGAAAAGATCAGGAATTTCTTTCTTTCTCCGACCGTATCGATCGAGGAGAAGGAAACGATTCTTGTAAAAAATCTCCGGGGAAAAGTTTCAGAGACGACTTTGAACTTTCTCGGAGTGCTTTTAAACAAGGGAAGATTTATCAATTTCCCGGATATTCAAAAGCAGTTTACGGAAGAGCTGGATAAGAAGAAAGGAAGAGTTCGCGCGCAAGTAAGAAGTTATCCTTCTTTAGAACCTTCTCAGATTACAAAACTCGAATCTATACTTTCGGAAAAATTCAAATCGCAATTCATTCTGGAAGTCTCGGAAGATAAGTCTCTTCTGGGCGGATTTGTCGTACAATTCAATGACTTAAAAATCGAAAAGTCAATCGCTTCCCAGCTCAAGGAAATCAAGAAAGCCATGCTGGAAAAGAAATTACCGGTTGGAGCCATCTATGAAAATTAA
- the atpB gene encoding F0F1 ATP synthase subunit A gives MNLNKTSFMTKKFIFFAFLIVLLQFPIFASEESSHEASFDLNEVIVHHLMDNAEFPLNFGGIQVFEGETGFDPSTSAIFTDHETGKRFHYVGGFDMHITKRVTMMWIVAFLLFIIFIPAARIIAKNPLKIQSRFANTVEVFVNFLRKDIVDESMHGHGHGYYHYIFTLFFFILFCNLMGLVPSVGELLVVGKEYGAIAATKIGLITPVPEQVIAAHGGHGSHHEAPLAAKIWSGITVTGDISVTMTLALLTMLLIYTAGFIYQGPKFIWHSVPNGVPLPLYLIMWPLEFIVSPMAKTFALTVRLLANMTAGHVIILALMGFIFQFQSWGIVPVSVIGSGLIYVLEIFVAFLQAYIFVLLTSLFVGLSMHRH, from the coding sequence ATGAATCTTAACAAGACTTCTTTTATGACAAAAAAGTTTATCTTCTTTGCGTTCTTAATCGTATTACTTCAATTCCCGATTTTTGCATCCGAGGAATCTTCTCACGAAGCTTCCTTTGATCTAAACGAAGTCATCGTTCATCACTTGATGGATAACGCCGAGTTCCCGCTCAATTTCGGCGGGATTCAGGTTTTTGAGGGAGAAACCGGTTTCGATCCTTCTACTTCCGCGATCTTCACCGATCACGAAACCGGAAAACGTTTTCATTACGTGGGCGGTTTCGACATGCACATTACGAAACGCGTCACGATGATGTGGATCGTAGCCTTTCTTCTTTTTATCATCTTTATTCCTGCGGCGAGAATCATCGCGAAGAATCCTCTGAAGATTCAATCCCGCTTTGCAAACACGGTCGAAGTGTTCGTAAATTTCTTACGCAAGGACATCGTAGACGAAAGTATGCACGGACACGGTCACGGCTACTATCACTACATCTTCACTCTGTTCTTCTTTATTCTATTCTGTAACCTGATGGGACTTGTTCCTTCCGTCGGCGAGTTGCTCGTTGTCGGTAAAGAATACGGTGCGATTGCGGCGACTAAAATCGGCTTGATCACTCCGGTTCCCGAGCAGGTGATCGCGGCCCACGGCGGACACGGTTCGCACCACGAGGCTCCTCTTGCCGCAAAGATTTGGAGCGGTATCACGGTAACCGGAGATATTTCCGTTACGATGACGCTTGCGCTTCTTACCATGCTCTTGATTTATACCGCCGGTTTTATTTATCAAGGACCGAAGTTCATCTGGCATTCCGTTCCGAACGGAGTTCCTCTTCCGCTGTATTTGATCATGTGGCCTCTGGAGTTCATCGTTTCTCCGATGGCAAAGACCTTCGCGCTCACAGTGCGTCTTTTGGCGAACATGACGGCGGGGCACGTTATCATTCTCGCTTTGATGGGTTTTATCTTTCAGTTTCAATCTTGGGGAATCGTTCCGGTTTCGGTGATCGGTTCCGGATTGATCTACGTCCTGGAAATCTTCGTGGCTTTCCTTCAGGCGTACATTTTCGTATTGCTCACTTCCCTCTTCGTGGGTTTGAGCATGCATAGGCATTGA
- a CDS encoding aldolase/citrate lyase family protein: MKEQIDRKLIELRRTLVSLTDQYPICGLKGGTETEDMDADEIRILHLAAKDLVPVTVKIGGPEARTDIRMLVKEEIEGICAPMIESSYALKNFIQTLKSMLTPVNYGKVSKSINLETITGYKNLMEIADSRSFEDLDQVTAARSDLSASMGMIPDDEEVMRVTKNIVYLSRERGKRTSVGGTITKSNFRKVAEVIGPDLINSRHVVVNASEALKKNPEEVAEAMLFFEIELYDLFSVLKPEKAFSYKNRMETNRERIGARKVLYSIR, translated from the coding sequence GTGAAAGAGCAGATAGACCGTAAACTCATCGAACTCAGAAGAACCCTCGTTTCTCTTACCGATCAGTATCCGATTTGCGGACTGAAAGGCGGCACGGAAACGGAGGATATGGACGCGGATGAAATCCGAATTCTCCATTTAGCGGCTAAGGATCTGGTTCCGGTCACCGTTAAAATCGGCGGCCCGGAAGCGAGGACGGATATCCGTATGCTCGTCAAAGAGGAGATCGAAGGAATCTGCGCTCCTATGATCGAATCCTCGTACGCACTCAAAAATTTTATTCAGACATTGAAGAGTATGCTCACTCCCGTGAACTACGGCAAGGTTTCCAAGTCGATCAATTTGGAAACGATCACGGGTTATAAAAATCTGATGGAGATCGCGGATTCGCGTTCTTTCGAGGATTTGGATCAAGTCACCGCGGCTCGTTCCGATCTTTCCGCTTCCATGGGAATGATTCCGGACGATGAAGAAGTGATGCGGGTCACGAAGAACATCGTATATCTTTCCAGAGAAAGAGGAAAACGCACCTCCGTGGGCGGAACGATCACGAAGTCCAATTTCAGAAAGGTCGCCGAAGTCATCGGCCCGGATCTAATCAATTCAAGACACGTAGTCGTAAACGCGTCGGAAGCTTTGAAAAAGAATCCGGAAGAAGTCGCGGAAGCGATGCTCTTCTTTGAAATCGAGCTCTACGATTTATTCTCCGTTTTAAAACCCGAAAAGGCGTTCTCTTATAAAAACAGAATGGAAACCAATCGGGAAAGAATCGGAGCCAGAAAGGTTCTCTACTCGATCCGATAA
- the atpA gene encoding F0F1 ATP synthase subunit alpha has product MKIKTDEITSVLKQEILNYKKDLSVEEVGTVLEIGDGIARVYGLKNVMSGEMVEFQNGIFGQAFNLEDNSVGVVVYGNYLEIQEGFSVKRTNRILEVPVGPELLGRVVNPLGEPLDGKGPINAKHTRPVESPAPGIAMRQPVGEPMQTGIKAIDAMIPVGRGQRELIIGDRGTGKTSIALDTIINQKGTGVICVYVAIGQKASTVASTVEMLRNKGALEYTIVVSATAAEPAPLQYIAPYSGCSMAEYFMYNEKKATLVVYDDLSKQAVAYRQMSLLLRRPPGREAYPGDVFYLHSRLLERAAKLDDKYGAGSLTALPIIETQEGEVSAYIPTNVISITDGQIYLQSNLFASGFRPAVDVGISVSRVGSAAQIKAMKQVAGKMKLELAQFRDLEAFAQLGTELDPATQAQLDRGNRIVQMLKQPVSSPYPVEEQVVEIFAVTRGFMDKIPVARVQEYGKYLLTTIKEKYSEVLDAIRKEKKISDEEKLGEVLSAVAEEFLRKH; this is encoded by the coding sequence ATGAAAATTAAAACAGACGAAATTACGTCCGTTCTCAAACAGGAAATTTTAAATTATAAGAAAGACCTCAGCGTTGAGGAAGTCGGAACGGTCCTCGAGATCGGGGACGGAATCGCGAGAGTTTACGGACTCAAAAACGTGATGTCCGGAGAGATGGTCGAATTCCAAAACGGAATCTTCGGTCAGGCGTTCAACCTCGAAGACAACTCCGTGGGTGTGGTCGTTTACGGAAATTACCTCGAAATCCAAGAAGGATTCAGCGTAAAAAGAACGAACCGGATTCTCGAAGTTCCGGTAGGACCCGAACTTCTCGGTCGCGTAGTAAACCCGTTAGGTGAACCGCTCGACGGAAAAGGTCCGATCAACGCCAAACATACCAGACCTGTGGAATCTCCCGCGCCTGGTATCGCGATGAGACAGCCGGTCGGCGAGCCGATGCAAACAGGTATCAAAGCGATCGACGCGATGATCCCGGTCGGACGCGGACAGAGAGAGTTGATCATCGGCGACCGAGGAACCGGAAAAACTTCCATCGCACTCGACACGATCATCAACCAAAAAGGAACCGGAGTCATCTGCGTTTACGTGGCGATCGGTCAAAAAGCTTCCACTGTGGCTTCCACGGTTGAGATGCTCAGAAACAAAGGCGCACTCGAATATACGATCGTAGTTTCCGCAACCGCTGCGGAGCCTGCACCGCTTCAATACATCGCTCCTTACTCAGGATGCAGTATGGCGGAATACTTTATGTATAACGAAAAGAAAGCGACTCTCGTAGTTTACGATGACCTTTCTAAACAAGCGGTTGCCTATCGTCAGATGTCTCTTCTGCTTCGTCGTCCTCCGGGTCGTGAAGCGTATCCTGGAGACGTATTCTATCTTCACTCCAGACTTCTCGAAAGAGCGGCGAAACTCGACGACAAATACGGCGCGGGTTCTTTGACGGCTCTTCCGATCATCGAGACTCAGGAAGGCGAGGTTTCCGCATACATTCCTACAAACGTGATTTCGATCACCGACGGACAGATTTATCTTCAGTCCAACTTGTTCGCATCCGGTTTCCGTCCTGCGGTGGACGTGGGGATTTCGGTTTCCCGCGTTGGTTCCGCGGCGCAGATCAAAGCGATGAAACAAGTCGCCGGTAAGATGAAACTCGAACTCGCACAGTTCCGCGACTTGGAAGCGTTCGCTCAGCTCGGAACGGAACTCGACCCTGCGACGCAAGCGCAGCTCGATCGCGGAAACAGAATCGTTCAGATGCTCAAGCAGCCCGTTTCTTCTCCGTATCCTGTGGAAGAACAAGTCGTGGAAATCTTCGCGGTAACGCGCGGATTCATGGATAAGATTCCGGTCGCAAGAGTTCAAGAATACGGAAAGTATCTCTTAACCACGATTAAAGAAAAATACTCCGAAGTATTGGATGCAATCCGCAAAGAAAAGAAAATCTCCGACGAAGAAAAACTCGGCGAAGTTCTGAGCGCAGTAGCGGAAGAATTCTTAAGAAAGCACTGA
- a CDS encoding ATP synthase F0 subunit C, with product MEFGLGYIGVGIAAGVAILGAALGIGRIGGSATEGISRQPEAGGKIQTAMIIAAALIEGAALFALVIAFQAAGTLNEGLKATVANQTKASAPAATEEKGK from the coding sequence ATGGAATTTGGATTAGGATATATCGGTGTGGGTATCGCTGCTGGAGTCGCAATTCTCGGAGCAGCTCTCGGAATCGGAAGAATCGGTGGTTCTGCTACTGAAGGTATTTCAAGACAACCAGAAGCTGGTGGAAAAATTCAAACTGCAATGATTATCGCTGCAGCTCTTATCGAAGGTGCGGCTCTGTTCGCTCTCGTGATCGCTTTCCAAGCTGCGGGAACTTTGAACGAAGGTCTGAAAGCTACTGTTGCTAACCAAACAAAAGCTTCTGCACCTGCAGCAACCGAAGAAAAAGGAAAGTAA
- a CDS encoding AtpZ/AtpI family protein, which translates to MSEKNLEPSGKEESSGKENDPSGFQKDSKSKEKEISPWEFAGLGMEFAVIVVGSVYLGNYLDTKFHSSPFGLLGACLLGFSYGIYYIIYRTTLKK; encoded by the coding sequence ATGTCTGAAAAGAATTTAGAACCGTCCGGCAAAGAAGAATCCTCCGGCAAGGAAAACGATCCTTCCGGATTTCAAAAGGATTCTAAATCTAAGGAAAAAGAAATTTCTCCTTGGGAATTTGCGGGCTTGGGAATGGAGTTCGCGGTGATCGTCGTCGGTTCCGTGTATCTCGGAAATTATCTGGATACGAAGTTCCATTCTTCTCCGTTCGGTTTGCTCGGGGCTTGTTTGCTCGGATTTTCCTACGGAATTTACTACATCATTTATAGAACGACACTGAAGAAGTAG
- the lepB gene encoding signal peptidase I, which produces MQEPEVKTKDSSSGEESPISSTFSFILIVILVFAFKSSVLDANNIPSGSMIPTLKIGDFLFVNKMRYSVRMPFTEAELFRIDDPKRGDIVTFAPPMRALSLGDSRDGFFAKRYVKRVIGLPGDTIRISSKFLSTKKGNVNYSVIEYKEKGSETFQNYNPVEVEEGDVLGDLDNLYAPTRTLFQEKKPGFEHYVLEGYEEDRKRLDGYECNFSIGCEIPENQYMVVGDNRDDSHDSRAWGFVKREDILGKALIIYFSINWKDNVCEYKNGKELSEKGPEFAERYQGEELVKNCHPSEIGLIREESKLGWIERTLRYRIWRMEVRWNRIGTILR; this is translated from the coding sequence ATGCAGGAACCCGAGGTAAAAACAAAGGATTCTTCCTCCGGGGAAGAATCTCCCATCAGCTCTACTTTTTCCTTTATTCTGATCGTGATCCTTGTATTTGCCTTCAAATCCTCGGTTTTAGACGCGAATAATATCCCATCGGGATCGATGATTCCCACCTTAAAAATCGGGGATTTTCTCTTTGTAAACAAGATGCGATACTCGGTTCGGATGCCGTTCACCGAAGCGGAACTCTTTCGGATCGACGATCCGAAACGGGGAGATATCGTAACCTTCGCACCTCCGATGCGCGCTCTGAGTTTGGGCGACAGCCGGGACGGATTCTTTGCAAAACGCTACGTCAAACGGGTCATCGGATTGCCGGGCGATACGATTCGAATCAGCTCGAAATTTCTTTCCACAAAGAAGGGAAACGTGAACTACTCCGTGATCGAATACAAGGAGAAGGGATCGGAAACGTTCCAAAACTACAATCCGGTAGAAGTGGAAGAGGGCGATGTTCTCGGTGATTTGGACAATCTTTACGCGCCGACCAGAACCTTGTTTCAGGAAAAGAAGCCCGGATTTGAACACTACGTGCTCGAAGGCTACGAAGAGGACAGAAAGCGCCTCGACGGTTACGAATGTAATTTTTCGATCGGGTGCGAAATCCCCGAAAATCAATACATGGTCGTGGGCGATAACCGGGACGATTCTCACGATTCCCGCGCTTGGGGATTCGTAAAACGGGAAGACATACTCGGAAAAGCGCTCATCATTTATTTTTCCATCAACTGGAAGGACAACGTCTGCGAGTATAAAAACGGAAAGGAACTTTCGGAAAAAGGGCCGGAGTTCGCGGAACGGTATCAAGGCGAAGAACTCGTAAAAAACTGTCACCCTTCCGAGATCGGTTTAATCCGCGAAGAAAGCAAACTTGGCTGGATCGAACGCACGCTTCGGTATAGAATCTGGAGAATGGAAGTGCGCTGGAATCGAATCGGCACGATTCTGCGTTAG
- the atpD gene encoding F0F1 ATP synthase subunit beta: protein MNKGKIKQIIGSVLDIEFENGELPEIYSALEIEGTVSGKKETIIAEVQTHIGGKAVRAIALSSTDGLVRGQEVTNTGKPISVPVGDVTLGRIFNVLGKTIDEGPAITVKETRPIHRPAPAFDELTSKTEVFETGIKVIDLLAPYIKGGKTGLFGGAGVGKTVLIQELINNIAKQHGGFSVFAGVGERTREGNDLWREMKESGVIDKTVLCYGQMNEPPGARLRVALSALTMAEHFRDSIGTDVLLFVDNIFRFSQAGSEVSALLGRMPSAVGYQPTLSTEMGALQERITSTKKGSITSVQAIYVPADDLTDPAPANAFAHLDATTVLSRAISDKGIYPAVDPLDSTSRVMNAQVLGEEHYTVAREVQRILQRYKDLQDIIAILGMDELSEDDKVLVARARKIEKFLSQPFHVAEVFTGAPGKYVKLADTVRSFKEVISGNYDHLPEQAFYMVGSIDDAIEKAKGYKG from the coding sequence ATGAATAAAGGTAAAATCAAGCAGATCATCGGATCCGTTTTGGACATCGAATTCGAAAACGGAGAACTTCCCGAAATTTATAGCGCACTCGAAATCGAGGGCACGGTTTCCGGAAAGAAAGAAACCATCATCGCGGAAGTGCAAACTCATATCGGCGGTAAAGCGGTTCGTGCGATCGCGCTTTCTTCCACCGACGGTCTCGTCCGCGGACAAGAAGTTACCAACACCGGAAAACCGATCAGCGTTCCCGTAGGAGACGTTACTCTCGGAAGAATCTTCAACGTTCTCGGTAAAACGATCGACGAAGGTCCGGCAATCACAGTAAAAGAAACCCGCCCGATTCACAGACCGGCTCCTGCGTTCGACGAACTCACTTCCAAGACGGAAGTCTTCGAAACTGGAATCAAGGTCATCGACCTTCTCGCTCCTTACATCAAAGGCGGAAAGACCGGACTTTTCGGTGGAGCAGGGGTTGGTAAAACGGTTTTGATTCAGGAACTCATCAACAACATCGCGAAACAACACGGTGGATTCTCCGTATTTGCCGGAGTGGGCGAAAGAACCCGCGAAGGAAACGACCTCTGGAGAGAGATGAAAGAATCCGGAGTTATCGACAAGACCGTTCTTTGCTACGGTCAGATGAACGAGCCGCCGGGCGCTCGTCTTCGAGTTGCGTTATCCGCTCTTACAATGGCGGAACACTTCCGTGATTCCATCGGAACGGACGTACTTCTCTTCGTGGACAACATCTTCCGTTTCTCCCAAGCGGGTTCCGAAGTATCCGCTCTTCTCGGACGGATGCCTTCCGCGGTGGGATATCAGCCGACCCTTTCCACCGAAATGGGTGCGCTCCAAGAAAGAATTACATCCACTAAAAAAGGATCGATCACTTCCGTTCAGGCGATTTACGTTCCTGCGGACGACTTGACCGACCCGGCTCCTGCGAACGCGTTCGCGCACTTGGATGCGACTACGGTTCTTTCCCGTGCGATTTCCGATAAAGGGATTTATCCTGCGGTTGACCCGCTCGATTCCACTTCCCGCGTGATGAACGCGCAGGTTCTCGGAGAAGAGCATTACACCGTAGCGCGCGAAGTTCAGAGAATTCTTCAGAGATACAAAGACCTTCAAGATATCATCGCGATTTTGGGTATGGACGAACTTTCCGAGGACGACAAGGTTCTCGTTGCAAGAGCAAGAAAGATCGAGAAGTTCCTTTCTCAGCCTTTCCACGTGGCGGAAGTATTTACCGGAGCGCCCGGAAAATACGTGAAACTCGCGGATACGGTTCGTTCCTTCAAAGAAGTGATTTCCGGAAACTACGATCACCTTCCTGAGCAGGCGTTCTACATGGTTGGATCCATCGACGACGCGATCGAGAAAGCGAAAGGATACAAAGGATAA
- a CDS encoding TetR/AcrR family transcriptional regulator: MAKDTRDLILKTSLKLFSEQGYHGTTMRQVASKAGMSLGLAYRYFDSKEAILEGIIESHDKILKRYVTDEVVSNPSTEDLIQLVSESIITLVKENEEYLRLYWNLMLQPKIHRLKRRNIHLVNMIFFETSKKTIRAVKPNYTEFEIKNLASTTIGYMINYLTNKKEFSLDDFRNYLVYTLKNT; this comes from the coding sequence ATGGCGAAAGACACCCGGGATCTGATCCTAAAAACTTCCCTGAAACTTTTTTCCGAACAAGGGTATCACGGAACCACGATGAGACAGGTCGCTTCGAAGGCGGGCATGTCTCTCGGGCTTGCGTATCGTTATTTCGATTCCAAAGAAGCGATTCTGGAAGGAATCATCGAATCGCATGATAAAATTCTAAAGCGATACGTCACGGATGAGGTGGTTTCCAATCCCAGCACGGAGGATCTGATCCAGCTCGTTTCGGAAAGTATCATCACCTTAGTGAAGGAAAACGAGGAATATCTGCGTTTGTATTGGAATCTAATGCTCCAACCGAAGATCCACAGACTCAAACGAAGAAACATTCACCTCGTGAATATGATCTTTTTTGAAACTTCCAAAAAGACGATCCGCGCGGTTAAACCGAACTACACCGAATTCGAGATCAAAAACCTCGCTTCGACTACGATCGGTTATATGATCAATTATCTTACCAACAAGAAAGAATTCTCTCTCGACGACTTTCGGAATTACCTCGTTTATACTCTGAAGAATACGTAA
- a CDS encoding TPR end-of-group domain-containing protein, which yields MNLKRIFLIFFTGTGIGFSVNCALLFPVETATERWRSSVQKLERSSGQERRLAEREYVTHLERFQEDSIETKESLRNYILAETASRFNSQIAQKNWAAAAFIASIYAETIPFLGIGDITIKGTKSGNLYSAREYFVADLIAYTGESKDNRFLPLIQTMIPNPIGDARLAFNLSCLHALNGNKQEMLQYMKIALFLGKETVDFENDSDFNAFRSDPDFIKMIWDGPALNPSLIPPAASPAKK from the coding sequence ATGAATCTAAAACGTATTTTTCTAATATTCTTTACGGGAACCGGAATCGGATTCTCCGTCAACTGTGCGCTCTTGTTTCCGGTTGAAACTGCGACGGAACGTTGGCGGAGTTCCGTCCAAAAATTGGAACGGTCTTCCGGCCAAGAACGAAGACTCGCGGAAAGAGAATACGTTACTCATCTCGAACGTTTTCAAGAGGATTCGATCGAAACCAAGGAATCGCTTCGGAACTATATTCTCGCCGAAACCGCGAGCCGATTCAATTCGCAGATCGCACAAAAAAATTGGGCCGCCGCGGCGTTCATCGCTTCGATTTATGCAGAAACGATTCCCTTTTTAGGAATCGGAGATATTACGATCAAAGGAACCAAAAGCGGAAATCTTTATTCCGCACGCGAATACTTTGTCGCGGACCTGATCGCGTATACGGGAGAAAGCAAGGACAATCGTTTTCTTCCGCTCATTCAAACGATGATTCCGAATCCGATCGGCGACGCAAGGCTTGCGTTCAATCTTTCTTGTCTGCATGCGTTGAACGGAAACAAACAAGAAATGCTGCAATACATGAAGATCGCCTTGTTCCTCGGAAAAGAAACCGTGGACTTTGAAAACGACTCCGACTTCAACGCGTTTCGTTCCGATCCCGATTTTATCAAAATGATTTGGGACGGTCCCGCCTTGAATCCTTCCTTGATTCCTCCGGCGGCAAGCCCCGCTAAAAAATAA
- the atpG gene encoding ATP synthase F1 subunit gamma, translating to MATPREIKKRITSVKNTRKITRTMEMVSTAKSKKISDRVNASHPFSNKIKELVSSLASLSGLVHSPFLRRPDKIKTVALLVITANRGLCGGYNSNVNRLAKAKVAEWKKAGVNVRLFIVGKKGISFFKFAGEKAEKTYTHLDDKSGYKEAEEFANLFLELFAKEEVDAVEIVSTVYYSSASQKPEVTRVLPFEVAKEGNVSDMIAYEPSPALVLESLLPLVVKTAFLKAILEANCSEQIARRIAMKSATDAASEMIKLLTRGYNRVRQAKITQEISEIVAGADSLN from the coding sequence TTGGCAACTCCAAGGGAAATAAAGAAAAGAATCACCTCGGTCAAGAACACGAGAAAGATCACACGGACGATGGAAATGGTCTCTACGGCCAAGTCCAAGAAGATCAGCGACCGTGTGAACGCTTCTCATCCTTTTTCCAACAAGATCAAGGAACTCGTGTCTTCTCTTGCGTCTCTGAGCGGTCTGGTTCACAGCCCGTTCTTAAGAAGACCGGACAAGATCAAAACCGTCGCGTTACTCGTGATTACTGCAAACCGCGGTCTTTGCGGTGGATACAACTCCAACGTCAACAGACTCGCGAAAGCGAAAGTCGCCGAGTGGAAAAAAGCGGGTGTAAACGTTCGCCTCTTTATCGTGGGCAAGAAGGGGATTTCCTTCTTCAAGTTCGCGGGTGAGAAGGCGGAAAAAACCTACACCCATCTCGACGACAAGTCCGGATACAAAGAGGCCGAAGAATTCGCGAATCTCTTTTTGGAATTGTTCGCTAAGGAAGAAGTGGACGCGGTGGAAATCGTTTCCACGGTTTATTACTCTTCCGCTTCTCAAAAACCGGAAGTAACGAGAGTTCTTCCGTTCGAAGTTGCAAAAGAAGGAAACGTAAGCGATATGATCGCGTATGAGCCGAGCCCCGCATTGGTGCTTGAGTCTCTTCTTCCTCTTGTTGTAAAAACCGCATTCTTAAAGGCGATTCTCGAAGCGAACTGCTCCGAGCAAATCGCAAGAAGAATCGCGATGAAGTCCGCGACAGACGCGGCTTCTGAAATGATCAAACTGCTCACCCGCGGATACAACCGCGTCAGACAGGCAAAAATCACTCAGGAAATTTCCGAGATTGTTGCCGGAGCGGATTCACTGAACTAA
- a CDS encoding F0F1 ATP synthase subunit B: MVLLAAKGLSLLDVNPGLVVWTLVTFLVVVLVLKKFAWDVILNALDERAEAVQNDIKKASELRSEAEALLKDYEARLNSAKDEANAMIAEAKSDALKLKNKLLEETNQEVKAQKEQAVKEIELAKGKALEQLQSQLVDMTISVAGKVLEKQLKAEDYKAFVENELDKLKKLSA, translated from the coding sequence TTGGTACTCTTAGCTGCTAAGGGATTAAGCCTCCTAGATGTGAACCCGGGTCTGGTAGTCTGGACTCTGGTTACCTTTCTAGTCGTAGTCTTAGTTCTGAAAAAGTTTGCCTGGGATGTAATTCTGAATGCTCTCGATGAAAGAGCGGAAGCCGTTCAGAACGATATCAAAAAGGCCTCAGAACTCCGTTCGGAAGCGGAAGCTCTCCTGAAGGATTACGAAGCTAGGTTGAACTCTGCGAAAGACGAAGCAAATGCGATGATCGCCGAAGCCAAGTCCGATGCTCTGAAACTGAAAAATAAACTCTTGGAAGAAACCAACCAAGAAGTGAAAGCTCAGAAAGAACAGGCAGTGAAAGAGATCGAACTCGCTAAAGGCAAAGCTCTGGAACAACTGCAATCCCAGCTCGTCGATATGACGATCTCCGTTGCGGGCAAAGTTTTGGAAAAACAACTGAAAGCGGAAGACTACAAAGCTTTCGTTGAAAACGAACTAGACAAACTCAAAAAACTGAGCGCATAA
- a CDS encoding SLBB domain-containing protein, whose protein sequence is MKTTVRVIGLLVLFLSVGFLLRRNRDWVRSVFEPESISAAIRGNVNKPGVYKLKAGDTLEDLIRVAGGMKKNTENEQDLDREILDGQVIELKE, encoded by the coding sequence ATGAAAACAACCGTCCGTGTCATCGGCTTACTGGTGTTATTCTTAAGTGTCGGTTTCCTATTGAGAAGGAACCGGGACTGGGTTCGAAGCGTATTTGAGCCCGAAAGCATTTCGGCGGCGATCCGCGGGAATGTAAACAAACCCGGCGTCTACAAACTCAAAGCGGGGGACACTCTCGAAGACTTGATTCGTGTCGCGGGCGGAATGAAAAAGAATACCGAGAACGAACAAGACCTGGACCGGGAAATCCTGGACGGACAGGTCATTGAACTGAAAGAATGA
- the atpC gene encoding ATP synthase F1 subunit epsilon — MSAHKLNVSVISPEKILYKGEVDSLVVPGSEGFFGILPNHAPLVAVLGIGVLEIRKGEKVKALSVEGGFIEVKENSVSILTDHGALKDDIDLEAEKKALAEAEKLPPSDSKNLLLQKTKTRILVASR, encoded by the coding sequence ATGTCCGCACATAAACTGAACGTATCCGTAATCTCTCCCGAAAAGATCCTCTATAAGGGAGAGGTGGACTCACTCGTAGTTCCGGGCAGCGAAGGATTCTTCGGAATCCTTCCCAACCACGCTCCTCTGGTCGCGGTTCTCGGAATCGGGGTTCTGGAGATCCGCAAGGGAGAAAAAGTCAAGGCTCTCTCCGTCGAAGGCGGATTCATCGAAGTGAAGGAAAATTCCGTCAGCATTCTTACCGATCACGGCGCTCTCAAAGACGATATCGATTTGGAAGCCGAAAAAAAGGCGTTAGCCGAGGCCGAAAAACTTCCTCCTTCCGACTCTAAAAATCTTCTCCTCCAAAAAACAAAAACCCGAATTTTAGTCGCATCGCGCTAA